From a single Arachis hypogaea cultivar Tifrunner chromosome 3, arahy.Tifrunner.gnm2.J5K5, whole genome shotgun sequence genomic region:
- the LOC112780040 gene encoding putative F-box protein At1g67623 gives MVASNSIEDLFNMQASCRLFASACNSDAVYRHASVSVLPIACFLDYSGTPAMTFLRRCAIARNPAAMLRVGMSHLFWCGHRRGGMRTLTEAAELGDVEACYIAAMLLLSLGDKTDDEVIRGFELFCVVRDSGKVERCREVFTQVFAGPWSDIPPATPEDSVSCRSGSCRTRGTIGDDSDLSTVTCVQCLAEYEVRKFLGLIAFK, from the coding sequence ATGGTTGCATCGAATTCGATTGAGGATCTGTTCAACATGCAGGCGAGTTGCAGGTTATTTGCATCTGCATGCAATTCCGACGCCGTGTACAGGCACGCGTCGGTGTCGGTGTTGCCTATCGCTTGCTTCCTCGACTACTCCGGTACGCCTGCAATGACATTTCTGCGTCGATGCGCCATAGCGCGGAATCCGGCCGCTATGCTCCGCGTTGGGATGTCTCATTTATTCTGGTGTGGCCACCGCAGAGGTGGTATGCGGACCCTGACCGAGGCAGCAGAGTTGGGCGATGTGGAGGCCTGCTACATCGCTGCGATGCTGCTTCTGTCGCTCGGCGACAAAACAGATGATGAGGTCATCCGTGGATTCGAACTTTTTTGCGTCGTTCGTGACTCCGGCAAAGTCGAAAGGTGCAGGGAGGTCTTCACGCAGGTGTTCGCCGGTCCGTGGTCCGATATACCCCCAGCGACCCCAGAAGATTCCGTGTCATGCCGTTCCGGTAGTTGCCGTACCCGTGGGACCATTGGTGACGACAGCGATCTGTCCACTGTGACGTGTGTGCAATGCCTGGCCGAATATGAGGTGCGGAAGTTCTTGGGACTTATTGCGTTTAAGTAG
- the LOC140183556 gene encoding uncharacterized protein: MYRPTGPANLPHDVWTLIAGRTAAQSVRDLCSLRMSCTAARNAGDEDSVYRCANIPIWDQRWWSVSPIHHPGRNFLARCRQSGHVKVLFRSAVSDLFLGGCRFAGMETMHVVAAHGHAAAQYIVAMMLMLRDDADSKNNGLQTFRGLEAAGALTNCKLVFRGVVQGTWRHLRRVPMLNEENQLCSSHACPTRGNMGAIYRHQRYGRGWDVNDGDGGAAHIPCVHCRADYELILFVHLFD; the protein is encoded by the coding sequence AGGACCGCAGCACAGTCCGTCAGGGACTTGTGCAGTCTCAGGATGTCGTGCACCGCTGCACGTAATGCAGGGGATGAGGATTCCGTTTACAGATGCGCCAACATTCCAATTTGGGACCAGCGATGGTGGAGTGTGAGTCCCATCCACCATCCGGGAAGAAACTTCTTAGCGCGATGCAGGCAGAGTGGCCACGTGAAAGTTCTGTTTCGGTCTGCGGTGTCTGACCTTTTCTTAGGCGGGTGTCGTTTTGCGGGGATGGAAACCATGCACGTTGTCGCAGCCCATGGCCATGCCGCAGCCCAGTACATAGTGGCGATGATGCTGATGCTACGCGACGACGCCGATTCAAAGAACAACGGCTTACAAACATTTCGTGGGCTTGAGGCGGCCGGTGCCCTGACAAACTGCAAATTGGTGTTCCGCGGCGTTGTACAGGGGACGTGGAGACACCTGCGTCGCGTGCCGATGCTAAACGAAGAGAATCAACTCTGTTCTTCGCATGCATGTCCAACCCGTGGGAACATGGGTGCCATTTACCGCCATCAACGCTATGGAAGAGGCTGGGACGTAAACGACGGTGACGGAGGTGCTGCTCATATTCCGTGCGTGCATTGTAGGGCTGATTATGAATTGATCCTGTTTGTCCACCTCTTTGACTGA